TGCGCCGATGACAATGCCTAGAATGACACCTCGTGTTTTCTTCCACATAACGACAACAGCTCACCTTCGCGAATCTTTGTATAGATATCCCATCGTTCGTTCCACTTGATCGCCCTTTCGGGCTGAACCGCTCATCTCCCCAGGTACCGCATGGGGTCGGTGGCGTCACCGTCCTTGCGCACCTCGAAATGCAGGTGAGGCCCTGTGGAGACACCGGTGCTTCCCACTTGCCCCAACACCGTCCCCTGGCTCACCCGCTGCCCTTCCCGGACACGGATCGAGGAGAGATGGGCGTACACGGTGGAGAGCTTGCCCCCATGCTCAAGGATGACGATCTGACCGTATCCGCGGAGCCAGCCGGCGTAGAGCACCTCGCCCGTTGCGGCGGCCCGGACGGGATCACCCTGGTCTGCGTCGATGTCGACACCGGTATGCCGCATCCGCGTACCGAATACGGGGTGCTGACGCATCCCGAAGGGGCTGGTCACCTCACCGCGGACGGGCCACGCCAGCGGACCGGAGGGTTTTTTCAGGACCGGGCGCGGGCGTTCGCCCCGCTCCATGGCCTTCTTTGCCTCCTCACGTCGCTTGCGTTCCAGGGCCTGCCGCTTCCGCACAAGGAGCTGGTGGATCTGCCGCTCCACCTGTTCTTCCAGCCGCCGCAGCTCCTGGACAGTGCTCTTGTGTTCCTCCCGTCTCGAACGCAGCTGTTCCAGAAAGGTGTTCCGCTTGTTCCGGATCGCCACAAACTCCTCTTTCTTCTTTTCCTCCGCGGCCCGCTGTCGTGCAAGGAGCTTCTGCTGCTTCACCAGCTCCGAGCGGGCGGCATCGAGCCTGTGCTTGTGCTCGATGCTCTCGTTGAAGAGCTCTTCGTCCTGCCGCACCATTCTGTTGAGATAGTAGGTGGTCTTCAATGCATCCTGCGCGTTCTGGGAGGCCAGGAGGAGGCTCAACTCGCCCATGTCGTCACCGTGTTTGTAGAGGGCGATGATCCGTTCGCCGAGCAACGTCCGGATTGAGGCGATCCGCTCCTCGGTATCGGCGATCTCCTTCTGCAGCTCCGCCAGACGTTTGCGGGTTTTCTCCTGTTTGAGCTCCAGCAGGGAGAGCCGCTGTTCGGCCAGAGCGATCTCGTCGGTCAGACGTTTGAGCTCCTGCAGCACATTCTGCTCTTTCTGCGTGCTCTCCTGAAGCCTGGCCTTGTGGTATTCCACCTTGCGTTCGATGTCGGAGAGCCGCTTTTCGTTGCGTGTGATCATGTCCCGCAGATCCTGGACCGAGGGGTCCGCCCAGGCGGTCCCCGCAGCAATGGTCAGGAATGCGAGCGCCACGCAGAAGAGAAGCATCAGGGGAACGGGAAGAACTGGTTCTCGGTTTGGGAAGGGTTTCATGCCAACACCTCCTTCGAGAGGAACCACACAACCGTGGTGTCGCTGCGGTCCCGACAATGGACAGCACCACGCACCCGCGCGGACCGCCGCCAGGTTATATCGGTTTCAGGGCCTTGCGGATGAACTTCTCCACCGCCAGCCAGCTGCTCACCCATCCCACTGTCGTGCCGCCTCCGAGCAACACGATACCGAGACGGAAAAGCAATACGGGATCACCTATGAGCTGCACAAAGGGAAGGGTCTGCTGGATGCCCCGCACCACCGTATGGTAGGCGCTCCCGAGCATCACCGTGGCGCCCAGGGCCCCCAGGGTGCCGAGGAGCATCCCCTGCAGCACGTAGGGGAGAGCCACAAAGGTGGTGGTCGCCCCGACGAGCAGCATGACACTGATCTCCTCGCGCCGGGAGTAGATGGCGATCCGTATGGTATTGAACAACACCAGTGCACTGGCTGCAATAGCGATGATGAGTATACTCGCCGACAATCGCGTTGCAAATTCCGACAGCCGGGACAGCTTGTCGGCCAGGGAACCGGAATACACCACATCCACCACCTCGGGGACAGCCAGAAGCCGCCTGGCGATCCCCTCCACCATGGCCGCTCGTTCCACCTTCACTTCCACACTCGGCGGCAGGGGATTCTCCTCGAGGATCGTCAGCGCTTCGGCGTTTTCGTCCAGGCGTTTTTGCAGTTCCATCATGGCTTGTTCGGGCACCACGGTGCGGACCGACACCACGCCGGAAAAACCGGATACCTGTCTGGCCACCCTGGAGAGTTGATCGTCCATCCCCTTGTCGAGGAAGGCGGTGATCTGCAGCTCCTGCTCCACCTGACTGACCAGGTAGCGGGTATTCAGCATGAAGAGTGCGCTGCTTCCCACTAAAAAGAAGACAGCCACCGCGGTGATAAACGTAAGAATGCTCAGTCCCCAGTGTCGCCAGAGCAATCGAAAGGTGTCTCTGAGGATATATCTAAAGGTCCCCATCAGCCTCATACCTTCCCCGCTTCTCGTCCCGGATCACACGCCCCTTGCTGAGCTCCACGACCCTCTGTCTGTATGAATTCACGATATTGTGATTGTGTGTCGCCATGATAACAGTGGTGCCGGAGGCGTTGATGGACAGCAGCAGCTGCATGATATCCTCGGCGGTGTGTTCGTCGAGATTGCCGGTAGGCTCGTCAGCCAGGAGAATGGCCGGCGAGTTGACCACCGCCCTGGCGATCGCGACCCGCTGCTGCTCTCCCCCGGAGAGCTGTGGCGGTCTCAGAAACCGGCGCCGCCAGACACCGACGCGGTCCAGCACCTCACCGGCTCGCTCCTTGACCTCCGCCGGGGGCACGCCGATGACATCCAGCGCAAAGGAGACATTCTCGATCACAGTGAGATAGGGCAGCAGTTTGTAGTCCTGGAAGACCACGCCCAGATCCCGGCGGTAGAGAGCCAGATCGAGGGCGCCCATCTTCCGGAGGTTGAAGTTGCCCACCGAGAGCACCCCAGTGCTGCTCACGGCCTCCCTGGTGATGAGCCGCAGGAGGGTGGTCTTCCCGGAACCGGTGGAGCCGATGAGGTAGACAAACTCACCGCTGGAAACGGTAAGATAGACATCCTCAAGTGCGCAGATATCGGGATCGAAGAACTTGCTCACTCCAGCAAAACGGATGTCCATCACGTACGCCTCCGCATGGCCCACACCTGCCCGACCGCTCCGACGATCTCCTGCGCCGTCAGCGCGTAATACTCCCGCAGCTCCTCCACGGCCCCGCTCTGGCCGAAGGTGTCCCCTATCGCCACGGATCGGACCGGCACCGGATACTCGCTGCAGACAAGCTCGGAGACGGCGCTGCCCAGGCCGCCGACGACACTGTGCTCCTCGGCGACGACACAGCAGCCGGTCCGCCGTACGGAGCCGATGATATCCTGCCGGGGCAGGGGCTTTACGGAGTAACAGTCCAGCACATCGGCTTCTATCCCCTGCCGGGAGAGCGTTTCGGCCGCCTCCAGAGCCACGGAGACCATAATACCACAGGCGCAGAGGGTGACATTGTCGCCCGTCCGGAGCGATCTGGCACCGCCGGGGCCGACGGCAAGGGAAGCGTTCCCGGCCCCCACGGCATCGGGGAGATCACGGAAGGCACTGAGCCGCACATAGGAACAGCAGGGTTCGGCCACCAGCCGCTCCAGCAATCCGGAGAGCTCGCTTCTGTCGGAAGGGACCAGCACGGAGACCCCCGGCAGGGCCCGGACAAGGGCGATGTCCTCCACCACCTGGATCGTCCCGCCGACGGCCCCGTTGGAAAAACCGGGTGTGACGCCAAGCACGATCATGGGATGGGCGGGCAAGGCGATGGAACCGCGGATCTGGTCGTAGGCCCGGGTCAGAAAGAAGGGCGTCGAGGGACCGACCACCGTCAGCTTGCCTTCGCCGGCCAGACCGGCGGCGACCAGCGCCAGATTCTGTTCGGAGTACCCTACATTGATGTACCGTTCCGGGAAACGGTCGGCAAAGAGCGCAAAGGACTCTTCGTAGATATGTCCCCCGTCAACCACATAGATGTCGGGCTCTTCCTCTGCAAGATGGGTCAGCATCTCGTCGCATTCGTCGATCACCGATATCGCCTGGTCCCGTCTGCTCACGCTCCGTCACCGCCCTCTCTCTGCCTGCGGGATTCGATCTCCCGAAGCGCCCAGTCCACATCAGGCCTGCCGTTCAGTGTCAGCATCCGCCCGGCATCCCGGTCACCGAGGCCGCAACCGAGCCTGACGTCTGCAAACAAAACCAGGGGCATCCCGCCTCCGGCGGACGCGCCCTCTTTTTCCGTATAGACACGCTCCATGTCGGAGAAGTCGTGGCCGTCCATATCCGCCGTGGGACAGCCAAGAATCCGGCAGTGCTCCTTCAGGATGGAGCCGGCGGAATCCCGGGCGTTTTCGGCTCCTTCCACCTGTGGGAGGGTCACCAGAAGCACAAGATTGCCGAGGCGCCGCTGGAAAGAGAAGCGGAGGCTTTCCCAGAACACCCCCTCCTGGGTCTCCCGGATATCGAGAAGACAGGCCACGGAAGGCGAAGGGTCCACATCAGCCAGAGACAACGCGATGCCCGCGGCGATTCCCGGCCCCTGGCCGTGGAAGCCCGGGGTCGCATCGATGCCCGGCGTCCGCCGCATGGTGGGCACACCCTGGAGCATGGCTCCCAGTCGCGCATAGCTCCAGAGCTCCGACCTCGGGAAGAAGCCCCGCCCCGCCAGGACAGCGTACAGCGAAGGACAGGCAAGCACATCGCTCAACACAAAACGGTCCCGCCCCCCCTCAAGCGGCGTCTCGGGGGCAACCCGCAGCCTCTCCCAGTAGAGAAACACCAGGATGTCCACCAGGGCCAGCGATCTGGAGAGATCCCCCGTCCCCGCGAGGGAGATCATCCTTACAACATCCTTACGGACCTCCGCCGCAATGTTGCTCAACTCTCTGCTGCGTTCAGCCTCCATCAGCCATCCCCTCCCGCACACTCGTCCAGGCCTGCCCAAGCACCCTCTCTACCTGACGTGCAGCCTGTTGCGGATCAACGGAGGCGCTCTGCGGATTTGGAAGCGCCCCACGCCCTTCCCAGAGCGGTATTCCACAGCTCCCGGCCAGGGCACGCACCTTGGGGTCATAGGGAAGGACTGTCACCGGACGGGCGCACAGCACCGAAAAGAGCACAAAGTGCAATCGCATCCCCGCCGCTCTGTCACCCATCGCCCATATCCCGGCAATCTCCTCCGGCCCGCGCACCGACTCGATCGTCTCG
This portion of the Synergistales bacterium genome encodes:
- a CDS encoding ATP-binding cassette domain-containing protein, which codes for MDIRFAGVSKFFDPDICALEDVYLTVSSGEFVYLIGSTGSGKTTLLRLITREAVSSTGVLSVGNFNLRKMGALDLALYRRDLGVVFQDYKLLPYLTVIENVSFALDVIGVPPAEVKERAGEVLDRVGVWRRRFLRPPQLSGGEQQRVAIARAVVNSPAILLADEPTGNLDEHTAEDIMQLLLSINASGTTVIMATHNHNIVNSYRQRVVELSKGRVIRDEKRGRYEADGDL
- a CDS encoding peptidoglycan DD-metalloendopeptidase family protein; the protein is MKPFPNREPVLPVPLMLLFCVALAFLTIAAGTAWADPSVQDLRDMITRNEKRLSDIERKVEYHKARLQESTQKEQNVLQELKRLTDEIALAEQRLSLLELKQEKTRKRLAELQKEIADTEERIASIRTLLGERIIALYKHGDDMGELSLLLASQNAQDALKTTYYLNRMVRQDEELFNESIEHKHRLDAARSELVKQQKLLARQRAAEEKKKEEFVAIRNKRNTFLEQLRSRREEHKSTVQELRRLEEQVERQIHQLLVRKRQALERKRREEAKKAMERGERPRPVLKKPSGPLAWPVRGEVTSPFGMRQHPVFGTRMRHTGVDIDADQGDPVRAAATGEVLYAGWLRGYGQIVILEHGGKLSTVYAHLSSIRVREGQRVSQGTVLGQVGSTGVSTGPHLHFEVRKDGDATDPMRYLGR
- a CDS encoding ABC transporter permease, producing MGTFRYILRDTFRLLWRHWGLSILTFITAVAVFFLVGSSALFMLNTRYLVSQVEQELQITAFLDKGMDDQLSRVARQVSGFSGVVSVRTVVPEQAMMELQKRLDENAEALTILEENPLPPSVEVKVERAAMVEGIARRLLAVPEVVDVVYSGSLADKLSRLSEFATRLSASILIIAIAASALVLFNTIRIAIYSRREEISVMLLVGATTTFVALPYVLQGMLLGTLGALGATVMLGSAYHTVVRGIQQTLPFVQLIGDPVLLFRLGIVLLGGGTTVGWVSSWLAVEKFIRKALKPI
- a CDS encoding transketolase, with protein sequence MSRRDQAISVIDECDEMLTHLAEEEPDIYVVDGGHIYEESFALFADRFPERYINVGYSEQNLALVAAGLAGEGKLTVVGPSTPFFLTRAYDQIRGSIALPAHPMIVLGVTPGFSNGAVGGTIQVVEDIALVRALPGVSVLVPSDRSELSGLLERLVAEPCCSYVRLSAFRDLPDAVGAGNASLAVGPGGARSLRTGDNVTLCACGIMVSVALEAAETLSRQGIEADVLDCYSVKPLPRQDIIGSVRRTGCCVVAEEHSVVGGLGSAVSELVCSEYPVPVRSVAIGDTFGQSGAVEELREYYALTAQEIVGAVGQVWAMRRRT
- a CDS encoding transketolase, whose amino-acid sequence is MEAERSRELSNIAAEVRKDVVRMISLAGTGDLSRSLALVDILVFLYWERLRVAPETPLEGGRDRFVLSDVLACPSLYAVLAGRGFFPRSELWSYARLGAMLQGVPTMRRTPGIDATPGFHGQGPGIAAGIALSLADVDPSPSVACLLDIRETQEGVFWESLRFSFQRRLGNLVLLVTLPQVEGAENARDSAGSILKEHCRILGCPTADMDGHDFSDMERVYTEKEGASAGGGMPLVLFADVRLGCGLGDRDAGRMLTLNGRPDVDWALREIESRRQREGGDGA